In Primulina huaijiensis isolate GDHJ02 chromosome 16, ASM1229523v2, whole genome shotgun sequence, a single genomic region encodes these proteins:
- the LOC140961903 gene encoding putative HVA22-like protein g gives MIGSFLSRGLLLVLGYVYPAYECYKSVEMNKPDIEQLRFWCQYWILVAGLTVCERIGDMFIGWVPMYGEAKLAFFIYLWFPKTKGTTYVYDSFFRPYVAKHETEIDRSLLELRTRAGDMALLYWQKAASYGQTRIFDVLQYIASQSPRPQRAQPSRQGTRVQKPAAPLNKGPGAPLNQAPGATTQLQDEQPSSPALSDHQEDATDKAGPSGDSKPAPTPAHPPAVPKEQKTAPMQALIETVRISEELEMMQVDLVPSENGSAQSQDMILDGEERVTQARIRKTRAPPDHPNK, from the exons ATGATAGGATCTTTCCTGTCGAGAGGACTTTT GCTGGTTTTGGGTTATGTGTATCCTGCATATGAATGCTATAAATCCGTGGAAATGAACAAGCCTGACATCGAGCAACTTCGTTTTTGGTGCCAATATTG GATCTTGGTCGCTGGTTTGACTGTTTGTGAAAGGATCGGTGATATGTTTATTGGCTG GGTTCCTATGTATGGCGAAGCTAAGTTGGCCTTCTTTATATACTTGTGGTTTCCTAAAACCAAG GGAACAACGTATGTGTATGATTCCTTCTTTAGACCCTATGTTGCAAAGCATGAAACAGAAATCGACCGTAGTCTGTTAGAACTGAGGACACGAGCTGGAGATATGGCTCTCTTGTACTGGCAAAAGGCAGCAAGCTACGGTCAAACTAGAATTTTTGATGTTTTACAGTATATTGCTTCACAATCACCCCGTCCACAACGAGCGCAG CCATCCCGGCAAGGCACCAGAGTCCAGAAACCGGCTGCACCATTAAATAAAGGACCAGGTGCACCATTAAATCAAGCACCAGGTGCAACAACACAGCTGCAAGATGAACAACCCTCTTCTCCTGCTTTGAGTGATCACCAAGAAGATGCAACAGACAAAGCAGGACCTTCGGGAGATTCCAAACCTGCTCCCACCCCTGCCCACCCTCCTGCGGTCCCAAAAGAACAGAAAACAGCGCCAATGCAAGCCCTTATTGAAACTGTCAGAATTTCGGAAGAATTGGAAATGATGCAGGTTGATTTAGTGCCTTCAGAAAATGGAAGTGCTCAATCTCAAGACATGATATTGGACGGAGAAGAACGAGTGACACAAGCAAGGATTAGGAAAACACGTGCTCCCCCAGATCATCCGAATAAATAG